A genomic stretch from Haemophilus parainfluenzae ATCC 33392 includes:
- a CDS encoding ClpXP protease specificity-enhancing factor, with amino-acid sequence MAHTPSPKRPYLLRAYYDWLVDNDFTPYLVVDANYYGTNVPVEYVKDGQIVLNLSAGATGNLKLTNDFIQFNARFKGVARELYIPMGAALAIYARENGDGVMFEPEEIYDELNREPTSEQPLSFAEAVDKPKTEKKPQKSASHLRIVD; translated from the coding sequence ATGGCTCATACACCTTCTCCAAAACGCCCTTATTTACTAAGAGCCTATTATGATTGGTTAGTGGATAATGATTTCACCCCATATTTAGTGGTAGATGCTAATTATTATGGTACCAATGTGCCTGTGGAATACGTGAAAGATGGACAAATCGTCTTAAATCTTTCTGCTGGGGCGACAGGGAATTTGAAATTAACGAATGATTTTATTCAGTTTAATGCACGTTTCAAAGGTGTTGCTCGTGAGTTATATATTCCGATGGGCGCGGCTTTAGCTATTTATGCACGTGAAAATGGTGATGGCGTGATGTTTGAGCCAGAAGAAATTTACGATGAACTCAATCGTGAGCCGACATCAGAACAGCCATTAAGTTTTGCTGAAGCGGTAGATAAGCCTAAGACGGAAAAGAAACCACAGAAATCAGCATCTCATTTACGAATTGTGGATTAA